Part of the Bacteroidales bacterium genome, CTTATACCCAGGGATTATATTACGAAGACGGTTTTCTTTATGAAAGCACCGGCCAGTACCGACGTTCAAGCCTGCGGAAAGTTGCGCTTACAACAGGCGAAATTCAGCAGTCAGTTAATCTTCCTGACGATGTTTTTGGGGAGGGGCTGGCCGTTTTTGACGGGAAAATACTTCAACTCAGCTGGAAGAATAAGATTGCGTTCCTCTACGACAAGGCTACCTTTCAACTCCTGAAAAAAGTCCAGTATCCTATTGATGAAGGGTGGGGCCTGACCTGGGACGGCAATTTCCTCTGGATGAGTGACGGATCAGAAATCCTCTACAGAATGGACCCTGAAACTTTTGCCGAGGCAGGCGAAACAGAAGTATATGATCACCAGGGAGCAGTGCCGCAACTTAATGAGCTTGAATATATTAATGGTAAAATTTTCGCCAATGTTTACGGGAAAGGTTTTATTGTAATCATTGACCCTGAGACCGGACGTGTGGATGGGAAAATCGATCTTGGCTGGCTTATACCTGAACGGTATAAAGGCAATTACGACAAGGTACTGAACGGGATTGCATGGAACCCGGCCAACGGACACCTTTTTGTTACAGGAAAGGAATGGCCATATATATATGAAGTAAGGCTTTCCAAACAAGTGAAGTAGCAGAATCCCATTGCTTCGAATTCCAGGTTCAGCGTCTGCTTCGGGATAACTGATATTTCAGGGGACAATAACCCTCAGGGCTGATGGAACCACTTCGAAACGAAACGGACTTGTACCGAGGGACTCTCCGTCAGCTTCCAGATTGACCGGCGGATTGGACGTAACCTCAATGGAACGTGTTCTGAAAATTTCCACTTTTTTATTGCGCTCAATTTGTCCGTTAAACAACAGTGGGAGGTTTCGTATGACTTCCCATTTTCCTATTTTCCGTATCAGGGTTACATCCAGAAGGCCGTCGTCGGCTATGGCATAGGGAACCGTAATCATACCACCCCCGTTGTACTTTCCGATGCCAATACTAATGTCAAAATACTCTCCCTTGCGCTCCCTGTCTTCGGCAATGATTTGAAAACGGGTACTCCGGTAGGAAAAGAGGGTGGTAAGAAGATACCAAATGTAGATCATGGAACTGCTATGGCCTTTCATTTTCTCCCGGTTGGTTCTTTTAACCACCTCAGCGTCAAATCCAATACCAGCCAGATTGACAAAAAACCGTTCAGCGGAGTTTCCGTTGGTCCCGAAAGTGACCTTACAGACATCCTGAAGGCGGGTCTTTTTTTCCTTCAGAACCCTTACAGCGCCGGCGAAACTGGCGGGAACAGAAAACATACGTGCCCAGTCATTTCCTGTTCCAACCGTAATCATGCCAAGATTGATTTCAGTCGCAGGGCGTTTTTGCTGACGGAGAATCCCATTGGCTACTTCATTCAGTGTTCCGTCACCACCTACCGCAACAATATCTCTGTATCCCTTGGCAATTCCTTCTTCTGCCAGGCTGATAGCATGCAGGGGAGCTTCGGTGAGCACCGGATCAAACGGAATCCCCTCTTTTTGAAGCAGTTTTTTTATCCCGGGCCATTCATGTTCGCCCCGCCGTCCACCTGCATTGGGATTGACAATAACCAGCCAGTTTCTTTCAGTCACCTTGGTTTTAATTTTGGCCGAAAAATAGTTTTTTTTCATTAGAAAATCTGAAAAGCGGTGTTCTATGTTTTTTGTTATTTTTGCTTGTTAATAACCTGTTGGCAATTCAGGATCCAAATGTTTACAATTCCATATGATTCAACATTTGCCAATGGGGATTAAAGTAGTATTTTTGGGGTTCCAAAATTCATTATAATGGGAAAAGTAATAGCTATTGCCAATCAGAAAGGCGGAGTAGGAAAAACAACGACTGCCATAAACCTGGCTGCCAGTTTCGCTGTTCTGGAGAAGAAAGTTTTGCTGATTGATGCTGATCCTCAGGCAAATGCAACTTCAGGTTCAGGTTTCGACGTACGGAATGTCAAAACAGGTATTTACGAATGCCTGATTGATGAGCAGGATCCCCGCGCAGCCGTTTTGCACACTGAGATTGAAGGTTTCGACCTGATTCCTTCCCATATCGATCTGGTTGGTGCTGAAATTGAAATGCTGAATATGCCCAACCGGGAAAAAATACTGAAGGGTGTTGTAGCCAAAATCAAGGATGATTATGACTTTGTCCTTATTGATTGTTCTCCTTCGCTGGGATTGATTACCGTCAATGCCCTTACGGCAGCCGATTCGGTTCTGATACCGGTGCAATGTGAATATTTTGCTCTGGAAGGGCTGGGTAAACTGCTGAATACCATAAAGATAATTCAGGGCAGGCTTAATCCTGAGCTGCAGATCGAAGGATTTCTCCTTACCATGTATGACCCCAGGCTGCGCCTTTCAAACCAGGTGGTTGAAGAGGTGAAAAAGCATTTTCAGGATATGGTTTTCGATACCATTGTTCAGCGAAATATTAAACTGAGCGAATCGCCCAGTTTCGGCAAACCAGTTATTACCTATGATGCTGAATCAAAGGGAGCTATTAACCATCTCAATCTTGCCCGCGAAATTATGCAGAAGAATGAGATGACCCTGATGAGTAATGCAGAAAAAGTTATCGGATAGGCATAATAAAACGATGTTCCATGGCAGCAAAAAAGAATGCTCTTGGTCGTGGTCTTGGTGCTCTGATTGATTCCGAAGAGGAAAAGGAACAAATTGTCCGGTCGGTTGCCGGGATTACTGAAATTCCTGTTGATCAGATTGAAACAAACCCATTTCAGCCCCGTACAGGCATGGATGAGGAATCGCTGGCTGACCTGGCCTCTTCCATTGCCAAGCTGGGTATCATTCAGCCGATAACCGTCAGGGAACTGGGTGAAAACAGATACCAGATCATCACCGGAGAACGGCGCTGGAGGGCGGCAAAAATGGCCGGTCTTGAAACAATTCCTGCCTATGTACGGAAAGCCGATGACCAGGGAATGCTTGAAATGGCCCTGGTGGAAAACATTCAGCGCGAGGATCTTAATGCCATCGAAGTGGCTATTAGCTACCAGCGGCTGATTGAAGAATGTAAGCTTACACAGGAAATGCTGAGTGAGCGGGTCGGTAAAAACAGGGCTACTATATCGAATTATCTCCGTTTGCTTAAACTTCCGGCCGAAATACAGCTTGGGCTCAGGGAAAACCGCCTTTCCATGGGGCATGCCCGCGCACTGATAACCCTGGAAGATCAGGAAATCCTTATGAAAATTTATAACAAAATCATTCATGAGGACCTTTCTGTCCGTAAAACGGAAGCACTCGTAAAAAAACTCACGGAAGCCAAACCTTCTGAAGAACAACCGGAAGAAGTTCCCGCCGCCTACCATGACCTTCAGGAACATTTGTCGCGTTTCTTTGAAATACCGGTTGAATTCAAACGGAGCAATAAAGGAAACGGCCGAATCGTTCTTCACTTCCGTAATGACGAGGAACTTGAAAAAATTATCGCTATCCTTGATCGTCTTAACCGTTAAAAACGGCAAAGACCTGTTTCACTTCACCTTTTACCGGAAGAAATACACATTGTTGAAGCCCGTTGTTTTTTTCATTTCGTTCCTGGTTCTTGCCGGAAATTTCCCCGGTTTGGAAGCATCCCTTATTGCCCAGGATACGGTTCCCCGGGCAACAACTGATTCGGTTCTCTTCCGTCATTCCCCCCGGCGGGCCATGATGCTGTCTGCCGCATTCCCTGGTCTCGGGCAGATTTATAACCGCAAATACTGGAAAGCGCCCCTGGTATACATCGGATTTGGCACCCTGGCATATTTTGTTGATTTTAATAATAAGAAGTACCAGCATTTTAAGAAAGCCTACCTTTATAAAATCGACGGAGACCCTTCTACGGTTGATATGTATGAGCAATATACCGAACAGTCGGTACAAAATGCTATGAACACTTACCGAAGATGGCGCGATATGAACCTGCTGGGAACAGCTGGTTTTTATGTTATACAGATTATTGATGCAACCGTTGATGCTTACCTGTTCGAATATGATATCACCCCTGACCTTACCATGCATATTGTTCCTGATTTCAGACAAATTGATTATCTTGCAGCCCGCAGTGCAGGCATACGAATCGTGTTTAACTGGAAATGATGAAACACCCATGTTTTGCAAACACAAATACCTGTGAACAAAAATCAAATCATGGGTATTCCCCGGCTTTGGCGGGGCAGGCTATTCGACCTTTGAAAATAAATTTTGTTCGGATGAAAAAAAGAGGTCTTTTAATTGTTTTTGCTGTTTTGTTTCCCTGGCTGGCGTTTGCCGGACTGCCTGGAC contains:
- a CDS encoding glutaminyl-peptide cyclotransferase, which codes for MIIVLPASPPSEIKAEVVRKYPHDSLAYTQGLYYEDGFLYESTGQYRRSSLRKVALTTGEIQQSVNLPDDVFGEGLAVFDGKILQLSWKNKIAFLYDKATFQLLKKVQYPIDEGWGLTWDGNFLWMSDGSEILYRMDPETFAEAGETEVYDHQGAVPQLNELEYINGKIFANVYGKGFIVIIDPETGRVDGKIDLGWLIPERYKGNYDKVLNGIAWNPANGHLFVTGKEWPYIYEVRLSKQVK
- a CDS encoding diacylglycerol kinase family lipid kinase, which gives rise to MTERNWLVIVNPNAGGRRGEHEWPGIKKLLQKEGIPFDPVLTEAPLHAISLAEEGIAKGYRDIVAVGGDGTLNEVANGILRQQKRPATEINLGMITVGTGNDWARMFSVPASFAGAVRVLKEKKTRLQDVCKVTFGTNGNSAERFFVNLAGIGFDAEVVKRTNREKMKGHSSSMIYIWYLLTTLFSYRSTRFQIIAEDRERKGEYFDISIGIGKYNGGGMITVPYAIADDGLLDVTLIRKIGKWEVIRNLPLLFNGQIERNKKVEIFRTRSIEVTSNPPVNLEADGESLGTSPFRFEVVPSALRVIVP
- a CDS encoding ParA family protein, with the protein product MGKVIAIANQKGGVGKTTTAINLAASFAVLEKKVLLIDADPQANATSGSGFDVRNVKTGIYECLIDEQDPRAAVLHTEIEGFDLIPSHIDLVGAEIEMLNMPNREKILKGVVAKIKDDYDFVLIDCSPSLGLITVNALTAADSVLIPVQCEYFALEGLGKLLNTIKIIQGRLNPELQIEGFLLTMYDPRLRLSNQVVEEVKKHFQDMVFDTIVQRNIKLSESPSFGKPVITYDAESKGAINHLNLAREIMQKNEMTLMSNAEKVIG
- a CDS encoding ParB/RepB/Spo0J family partition protein, whose translation is MAAKKNALGRGLGALIDSEEEKEQIVRSVAGITEIPVDQIETNPFQPRTGMDEESLADLASSIAKLGIIQPITVRELGENRYQIITGERRWRAAKMAGLETIPAYVRKADDQGMLEMALVENIQREDLNAIEVAISYQRLIEECKLTQEMLSERVGKNRATISNYLRLLKLPAEIQLGLRENRLSMGHARALITLEDQEILMKIYNKIIHEDLSVRKTEALVKKLTEAKPSEEQPEEVPAAYHDLQEHLSRFFEIPVEFKRSNKGNGRIVLHFRNDEELEKIIAILDRLNR